In Zingiber officinale cultivar Zhangliang chromosome 11B, Zo_v1.1, whole genome shotgun sequence, a single window of DNA contains:
- the LOC122034132 gene encoding putative disease resistance protein RGA1: MEGAAALAVGGWLAQPVIKMLVDSVWTSSLRGKLHGLQDADLQKLQRSLLNIHTIVDKAAMRWSRDARLVEMMKQLQDAAYDAEDFLDELRFHGMKQKIKEEASHKVLKQFSRAIRNAKTKLFSDSVKRLNKIQKTLDDIYADMKEMCQSLQVDASDGQYQSDLASDTRETSSFLISKVFGREEEQKRIIEQLLRSTDESASASDNGSSFSVIPLVGIGGVGKTTLAQLVYKDEEIQNHFALKIWICVSENFNVQRLTKEMIESVTETEHASQMKLDVLQNILKREIASKMILLVLDDVWNEDKEEWRKLCAPFMYAAAGSKVIVTTRSKSIADKIGTVEAIVLGSLDEISYWELFKQCAFGSSKPEEHPELADIGRSIALKLKGLPLAAKTVGNLLGSNMNPRHWRSIMKSEIWELQQNKNDIIPVLQLSYQYLNPPLKRCFAFCSLFQKNYMFSEIELTRMWMAEGFVVAQGNQRMEDVASKYFHELVNMSLFQQEATFGRHYYVMHDLIHDLTQLVSVDETSRMDNGKSNKISTTLRHLAVETKLVETKDLRSRFKKLHSLFCQHLKSPSVNFIEKLRSIRVLVLYDCGLQMLPTSVGELVHLRYLDISYNKIKKLPESLCELYNLQTLEASCNSLISLPEDISQLINLRHLDVENEIVVKIKMIGRLTSLQELSELQVRKEVGFMITELSGLQQLHGKLKITNLENVESKEEAEKAQMKYKEYLDALELEWGFDPELENKLVAVEEVLEGLQPHESLKRLDIRRYCGARSPSWMKKEELSDLERLELSYCESWKDISCTALLPHLKVFNIEGMWFLKSCFEVCGSRESKLFPMLEELQMWNMNASEELPNLGRFPCLRVVRMIEIKSLKHIDFTASGAIENSLFPMLEELELRDMHALEDISTLGHFPHLRVLLMIGMPLLRDIDFAASGAIENSLFPMLEELELMHMDVLEEFSYLGHFPRLRILRMIGMQLLRHIGFASVHATENDLFPVLEVLELMDLPVLEELPYFGSLPCLKSLCMCGMSMLKHIDFSFYGATENVLLPRVETLVLRDLEALEELPSNLGRLPCLKLLDIVNISAVKQIDHGFFSTEAIYKCFLSLESFSISNMPACEGWCWIDGSELFPSLQRLVIYGCPKLERLPPLPPSLTHLTLEEVGLTELSNGSGGNQTTSSLSDLRISECNNLTSLEEGLLSQNISNIEDIYVEGCNKLMRMPLKRFENFTSLKELQIKACPKLSLTLEEEAALLPPSIKILKLDDCGDLDKLLLGNLYNLTSLTEFEIANCRHVQSLPRGLFLCLSRLERLTITDCHELRLVEGLEGSRSLWRLVIRRCPNLSSNPVEQGGEGFLHQLRSYEID, encoded by the coding sequence ATGGAGGGTGCAGCAGCACTGGCAGTCGGAGGATGGCTAGCGCAGCCTGTCATCAAGATGCTTGTCGACAGTGTGTGGACATCGTCGCTGAGAGGAAAGCTGCATGGCCTTCAGGACGCTGACTTGCAAAAGCTACAAAGATCGCTGCTTAACATCCACACGATCGTCGACAAGGCAGCGATGAGATGGAGCAGGGACGCAAGGTTAGTCGAGATGATGAAGCAACTCCAAGATGCCGCTTACGACGCCGAAGACTTCCTCGATGAACTGAGGTTTCATGGCATGAAGCAAAAGATTAAAGAAGAGGCAAGTCACAAGGTCCTTAAACAATTTTCTAGAGCTATTAGGAACGCCAAAACTAAATTGTTCAGTGACTCTGTCAAAAGACTGAACAAGATTCAGAAAACGTTGGATGATATTTATGCTGACATGAAGGAAATGTGCCAGTCATTACAAGTGGATGCATCTGATGGGCAATATCAATCTGATTTGGCGTCGGACACACGAGAAACAAGCTCTTTCTTGATCAGCAAAGTGTTTGGCAGAGAGGAAGAGCAAAAGAGAATAATAGAGCAATTACTAAGATCAACAGACGAGTCAGCATCCGCAAGTGACAACGGCAGCAGCTTCTCGGTCATACCTCTTGTCGGAATTGGAGGTGTTGGGAAGACTACTCTGGCTCAGCTTGTTTACAAAGACGAAGAGATTCAGAACCATTTCGCCCTCAAGATTTGGATTTGTGTGTCCGAGAATTTTAATGTGCAAAGACTCACCAAGGAGATGATCGAGTCTGTAACCGAGACTGAACATGCTTCACAAATGAAGTTAGATGTTCTCCAAAACATTCTAAAAAGGGAAATTGCATCTAAGATGATTCTGTTAGTCCTCGACGATGTCTGGAATGAAGACAAGGAGGAGTGGAGAAAATTGTGTGCACCATTCATGTATGCTGCTGCAGGAAGCAAGGTCATAGTGACAACTCGGAGCAAGAGCATTGCTGACAAAATTGGTACGGTGGAGGCGATTGTTCTTGGCAGTTTAGATGAAATATCTTATTGGGAGCTGTTCAAGCAATGCGCATTTGGTTCTTCCAAACCTGAGGAGCACCCAGAACTTGCGGACATCGGGAGAAGTATAGCTTTGAAGTTGAAGGGCTTGCCACTAGCAGCAAAAACAGTAGGAAACTTATTAGGATCCAACATGAACCCACGCCACTGGAGAAGTATAATGAAGAGCGAGATATGGGAATTGCAACAGAATAAAAATGATATTATTCCAGTCCTACAACTGAGCTATCAATATCTTAATCCACCTCTCAAGCGATGTTTTGCCTTCTGTTCTCTCTTTCAAAAGAATTACATGTTTTCTGAAATTGAATTAACAAGAATGTGGATGGCCGAAGGGTTCGTTGTAGCTCAAGGAAATCAGAGGATGGAAGACGTAGCAAGTAAGTACTTTCATGAGTTGGTCAACATGTCTTTGTTTCAACAAGAAGCAACATTTGGGAGGCATTATTACGTGATGCATGACCTCATACATGATCTAACACAGTTGGTTTCTGTGGACGAAACAAGTAGGATGGATAATGGCAAGTCCAATAAGATATCAACTACCCTCCGTCATCTAGCAGTTGAAACAAAGTTAGTAGAGACAAAAGATTTGAGGTCTAGATTCAAGAAATTGCATTCTCTATTCTGCCAACATCTTAAGTCACCATCCGTTAACTTTATTGAAAAATTAAGAAGCATTCGTGTATTGGTTTTGTATGATTGTGGCTTGCAGATGCTGCCTACGAGTGTTGGTGAATTGGTACATCTCCGGTACTTGGACATTtcttacaataaaataaaaaaattgcctGAATCACTGTGTGAACTCTACAATTTGCAAACACTGGAAGCAAGCTGCAACTCACTAATCTCTCTTCCAGAAGATATAAGTCAGCTGATTAACTTGAGGCATCTTGATGTTGAAAATGAAATAGTTGTAAAGATAAAAATGATAGGGAGGCTAACCTCTCTGCAAGAATTGTCTGAACTCCAAGTGCGAAAGGAAGTTGGATTCATGATCACAGAGCTAAGTGGTTTGCAGCAGcttcatggaaaactcaaaattaCTAATTTGGAGAATGTTGAAAGTAAAGAAGAGGCTGAAAAGGCTCAAATGAAGTACAAAGAGTACCTTGATGCGCTAGAGTTGGAATGGGGATTTGATCCCGAGTTGGAGAACAAGTTAGTTGCCGTGGAGGAGGTACTTGAAGGACTCCAACCACATGAGTCACTAAAACGATTAGATATCAGGAGGTATTGTGGTGCCAGATCACCCAGCTGGATGAAAAAGGAGGAGTTATCCGACTTGGAAAGACTTGAGTTGAGTTACTGTGAGAGTTGGAAAGATATTTCCTGCACTGCATTGCTGCCGCACCTCAAGGTCTTCAACATAGAGGGCATGTGGTTCTTGAAATCATGTTTTGAGGTATGTGGCTCTAGAGAGAGCAAACTATTTCCTATGCTAGAAGAGCTACAGATGTGGAACATGAATGCATCGGAAGAATTACCCAATCTTGGACGATTTCCTTGTCTGAGGGTTGTTCGAATGATAGAAATAAAATCATTGAAACACATAGATTTTACGGCATCCGGTGCCATAGAAAATTCCTTGTTTCCTATGCTAGAAGAGTTGGAGTTGAGAGACATGCATGCGTTGGAAGATATCTCCACTCTAGGGCATTTTCCACATCTCAGGGTTCTTCTCATGATAGGAATGCCGTTGTTGAGAGACATTGATTTTGCAGCATCCGGTGCCATAGAAAATTCCTTGTTTCCTATGCTAGAAGAGTTGGAGTTGATGCACATGGATGTGCTGGAAGAGTTCTCTTATTTAGGACATTTTCCACGTCTCAGGATTCTTCGCATGATAGGAATGCAGTTGTTGAGACACATTGGTTTTGCATCAGTTCATGCTACAGAAAATGATCTGTTCCCTGTGCTAGAAGTGCTGGAACTGATGGACTTGCCAGTTTTAGAGGAGCTCCCTTATTTTGGTTCACTTCCATGTCTCAAGTCTCTATGCATGTGTGGGATGTCTATGTTAAAACATATTGATTTTTCTTTCTATGGTGCTACAGAAAATGTACTACTTCCAAGGGTAGAGACGCTAGTACTGCGTGATTTGGAGGCACTCGAGGAGCTTCCTAGTAATCTTGGACGACTTCCATGTCTTAAGCTTCTTGACATTGTAAATATATCTGCAGTAAAACAGATAGATCATGGGTTCTTTAGCACTGAAGCTATATACAAGTGTTTTCTTAGCTTGGAAAGTTTCTCGATCAGCAACATGCCGGCATGTGAAGGGTGGTGTTGGATTGACGGCAGCGAGCTATTTCCAAGCTTACAAAGACTTGTAATCTATGGATGCCCTAAGCTCGAGAGGTTACCTCCTCTCCCACCTTCACTTACACATTTAACACTAGAAGAAGTTGGGTTAACAGAGCTATCAAATGGAAGCGGAGGCAATCAAACGACATCATCTCTCTCAGACTTACGAATCAGTGAGTGCAACAATTTGACAAGCTTAGAAGAAGGGTTGTTGTCGCAGAATATATCAAATATTGAAGACATTTATGTAGAAGGATGTAACAAACTCATGCGGATGCCTCTCAAGAGATTTGAAAACTTCACTTCGCTCAAGGAATTACAGATAAAAGCTTGTCCCAAGCTTAGCCTGACACTAGAAGAGGAAGCCGCCCTCCTTCCTCcatcaatcaaaattttaaaattggacGACTGTGGCGATCTTGACAAATTGTTGCTTGGCAACCTCTACAATTTGACCTCACTCACTGAATTTGAAATTGCCAACTGCCGCCACGTACAATCTCTTCCAAGAGGACTTTTTCTCTGCTTGAGCCGGCTTGAGCGTTTAACTATTACCGATTGCCATGAGTTGAGACTAGTAGAGGGGTTGGAAGGTTCAAGGTCTCTCTGGCGGTTGGTGATCAGAAGATGTCCCAATCTTTCATCTAATCCAGTTGAGCAAGGAGGGGAAGGCTTTTTGCACCAACTTCGTTCTTATGAGATTGATTGA